One Candidatus Eisenbacteria bacterium genomic window, CGCGCCTGGCCCTCCGCGAACGGCCGGCGTGGGATCCCTGGACCCTGCGCCCGGCCTCCGATCGCGACGGGGAGCGTTCCCGCGGCTGACGGGTCGGATTGGTCGGCCACGGATCGCCGGTCCATGACCCGGAGCGCCCGCTCGCGCCCGTGTCGCTCCGATGGCGTCGGGGCGCCGCCGGCGCCGCGTCGGTTGGGCCGATCGGGGGCGCATGCTACAATCTCCGGGTGTTGGCGTGGCTCCACGCCGACGCGCAGGTCGGGCGCGCCCCACTTCTCTCCGCGCAGTGCGGGGGGGCGCTGGAGCGCGGGGATCCGGCGCGGCAGGGCCGCCCGTCGTCCCCGACGGATTGGGGCAGGCCCGCCGGGCGTCGCCCGGGGGTCTGAGGGAGGAGGAGAGATGTTCGCCAGCAGGATGTCACGCCTCGGCACCGAGACCGCTTTCGAGGTTCTCGCGCGCGCCAAGGAGCTCGAGCGCCAGGGGCGCGATGTCGTCCATCTCGAGATCGGCGAACCCGATTTCGACACGCCGCGCTTCATCAAGGACGCCGCGATCGAAGCGTTGAACTCGGGATACACGCACTACGGCCCGTCAGCGGGCCTCGTCGAGGTCCGAGAAGCGATCGCGCGGGTCGTTTCCGAGTCGAGGGGGATCCCGGTCGATGCCACGAACGTGGTCGTGACCCCGGGCGCCAAGCCGATCATCTTCTTCACGATCCTCGCGGTCCTGGAGGAAGGAGACGAAGCGATCTACCCGAATCCCGGATTCCCGATCTACGAGTCGATGATCAACTTCATCGGCGCCAAGGCGGTCTCGCTCCCCTTGCGGGAGGAAAGGGATTTCTCGATCGATCTCGACGAGCTGAGGTCCCTCGTGACCGACAGGACGAAGCTCATCATCCTCAACTCCCCCCACAATCCCACCGGCGGGGTTCTCACCCGACGCGACATGGAAGGGATCGCCGAGATCGTCCGCGACCGCGATCTCTTCGTCCTCTGCGACGAGGTCTACTGCAAGATCCTCTACGAGGGCGAGCATGTCTCACTGGCGAGCCTGCCCGGCATGCAGGACAGGACGATCATCCTGGACGGCCATTCCAAGACCTACGCGATGACGGGCTGGCGGCTCGGGTATGGAGTCATGCGCGCGGATCTCGCCGCGCACGTGACGCGCCTCATGACCAACTCCAACTCCTGCACGAACGTCTTCGTCCAGCGGGCCGGAATGGAGGCCCTCACCGGACCGCAGGACGAGGTGGATGCGATGGTCCGGGAGTTCCGCCGCCGTCGGGATGTGATCGTCGACGGTCTCAACCGGCTTCCCGGCGTCAGCTGCAAGAAGCCGAAGGGGGCATTCTACGTCTTCCCGAACGTGAAGCAGGTGCCGATGGACACCGCCAAGCTGGCCAGGGAGCTCCTGGACGTGGCTGGGGTCGCGGCCCTCTCGGGGACCTCGTTCGGAGCGAACGGCAACGGCTATCTCCGCTTCTCCTATGCGAATTCGGTCGAGAACATCGAGAAGGCGGTTTCCCGCGTCGGGGAGTATCTGGCCAAGCTGAAGGGGTAGGGCGGCGGAGCCTTTGAGGGCTCAATCGACAAGAAGGCCCGGTCGAAAAGATGGTTGGAGGCGGGCCGATCCACCCGCTTCCAACTAGCCGAACTCGGATCCCTTCCCAAACCATCCTACCCTCGCGGGTAGGATGGGCATTTTCAGGGAGGAAGGATGACGCGCTCGTTCGTTGTCTCCATCGGGGGCAACGCGCTTCTCCCCGCCGGATCGGCGGGGACCATCGAGGAGCAGTACCGGATCACCAGGAAGACGATGGCCCCCATCGTCGATCTGGTGCGAGAGGGTCGTGTCGTCCTGACGCATGGAAACGGTCCCGTTGTCGGCAACATCCTGATCCGCAACGAAGCCGCCCGCGCGCAGGTTCCTCCGATGCCGCTCGACGTCTGCGGCGCTGACTCCCAGGGCGGCCTCGGCTACATGATCCAGCAGACCCTGCAGAATCTCCTGGTGGAGGAGGGTCTCGCGCATCAGGTCGTGACCGTCGTCAGCCAGGTCGTCGTCGATGGGGACGATCCCGGATTCAGGAATCCGAGCAAGCCGATCGGACCTTTCTATGGCGCCGAGCAGGCGCTGGAGTTCGAGGGGACGAAGGGGTGGCGGATGGTCCAGGACTCCGGGCGCGGCTTTCGGCGCGTCGTCCCCTCGCCGATGCCGAAGCGGATTGTGGAGATGCCTGCCATCCGCACGCTCTACGACGCCGGACACGTCGTGATCGCCGCCGGGGGCGGAGGGATCCCTGTCGTCGAGGATCCGGCCGGAATGCTCCACGGCGTCGAGGCCGTGATCGACAAGGATCTCGCGTCCGTGGTTCTCGCGACCGCCCTCGGCGCGCGGTCCTTGCTCATCATCACCGCCGTCGACGCGGTCGCGATCGACTACGGCAAACCAACGCAGCGCTGGCTATCCAGCCTGACGCCCGAGGATGCGGCGCGACACCTCGAGGAGGGGCAGTTCCCCGAAGGGAGCATGGGACCGAAGATCAGGGCGGCGATCCGCTTCCTCTCCGAGGGGGGGGGCGAGGTCTGCATCACCAGCCCTTCGCGCGTGCTCGACGCCCTGGAGGGGCGGGCGGGCACGTGGATCACGCGGACGACCTAGCGCGAGGAAGTAGCGACGATCTCGCCTCTTTGGATGACCTGCGAGACCGTCTCCACGTTGCCGATCTCTTCTAGCGGGTTTGCCTCCAGGATGACGATGTCCGCGTCGCGACCCACGGCGATCGATCCCGCGCGATCGGCGATCCCGAGCCACGCCGCGGGATAGATCGTGGCGCCACGGAGGATCTCGGCCGGCTCGATCCCGCAGGCCCGAAGCCTCCGCATCTCGGATGCGGTGCCCGCCGGATCGGCGCCGTCCTGGCCCACGAGCATCCTGACCCCGCCGGCGGCCAGCTCCCGCACGAAGTGGACGCTCACATCTTCCATGGAGCGCGTCATCCGCCGGATCCCCTCCAGCATCGGCGGCGGGATCTCCTCGATTCCCTGTCGCTCCTTGCTCTGCTGGATCGCCATCTCTTCCATCGACGCGAAGACCTCGAGAGTCGGGCAGAGAAAGACCGCCTTCTCGACCATCCTCCGTCCCAGGCTCTGAAGCCTCTCAGGGGAGATCGAGCCGATCCCCATCCCGACCACCTTCATCATGAAGGCGCTCCGGGCTCCGGGTTCCGGCGGAGCGGACAGAAGGCTGTCGTGCTCTCTCTTGAGATCGTCTCGCAGGACCGCCGGCCACGGAGCCTTCGCGTGCTCGATGCTCGTGATCCCAAGCTCGATCGCTTCATCCATCGGGATCCTGTGGAAGAGGGGCGTGCCTGGATCGTGAACGATTCGCAGAGAGAGGGAGTCGGCGACCCTCACCAGATGGCGGTAGACGTCCCGATCGAGCTTGTTGAAGGTCTTGACCATGCTCGCGCCGCCGCTCGCGAGGGCCGGAAGGAGGCTGTCGACCGCCTCTCGGGAGTCGATGGCGACCGTGAAGCCCGGGAGCTCGGCGTTGAACTTCTCCCATGTCAGCGGGCTCCGCTCGAGCATCGGCCCGGTGTAGAAGATCGTGGGGCCGGGGAGATCGCCATCGTCGA contains:
- a CDS encoding pyridoxal phosphate-dependent aminotransferase — protein: MFASRMSRLGTETAFEVLARAKELERQGRDVVHLEIGEPDFDTPRFIKDAAIEALNSGYTHYGPSAGLVEVREAIARVVSESRGIPVDATNVVVTPGAKPIIFFTILAVLEEGDEAIYPNPGFPIYESMINFIGAKAVSLPLREERDFSIDLDELRSLVTDRTKLIILNSPHNPTGGVLTRRDMEGIAEIVRDRDLFVLCDEVYCKILYEGEHVSLASLPGMQDRTIILDGHSKTYAMTGWRLGYGVMRADLAAHVTRLMTNSNSCTNVFVQRAGMEALTGPQDEVDAMVREFRRRRDVIVDGLNRLPGVSCKKPKGAFYVFPNVKQVPMDTAKLARELLDVAGVAALSGTSFGANGNGYLRFSYANSVENIEKAVSRVGEYLAKLKG
- the arcC gene encoding carbamate kinase; this encodes MTRSFVVSIGGNALLPAGSAGTIEEQYRITRKTMAPIVDLVREGRVVLTHGNGPVVGNILIRNEAARAQVPPMPLDVCGADSQGGLGYMIQQTLQNLLVEEGLAHQVVTVVSQVVVDGDDPGFRNPSKPIGPFYGAEQALEFEGTKGWRMVQDSGRGFRRVVPSPMPKRIVEMPAIRTLYDAGHVVIAAGGGGIPVVEDPAGMLHGVEAVIDKDLASVVLATALGARSLLIITAVDAVAIDYGKPTQRWLSSLTPEDAARHLEEGQFPEGSMGPKIRAAIRFLSEGGGEVCITSPSRVLDALEGRAGTWITRTT
- a CDS encoding amidohydrolase family protein; the protein is MRSLMMLCIGCAVAILWPGARPALFGQALESGQIAAGERNEASDMSPRTVLIRNICVFDVESGSMSPPQEILIEGRTIARIGDLAGISGADREIDGAGRFAIPGLFDCHTHLAHLLPKGEDSLRFALGGFVERGILHVRDVGGPIDRLSEMRRRVDDGDLPGPTIFYTGPMLERSPLTWEKFNAELPGFTVAIDSREAVDSLLPALASGGASMVKTFNKLDRDVYRHLVRVADSLSLRIVHDPGTPLFHRIPMDEAIELGITSIEHAKAPWPAVLRDDLKREHDSLLSAPPEPGARSAFMMKVVGMGIGSISPERLQSLGRRMVEKAVFLCPTLEVFASMEEMAIQQSKERQGIEEIPPPMLEGIRRMTRSMEDVSVHFVRELAAGGVRMLVGQDGADPAGTASEMRRLRACGIEPAEILRGATIYPAAWLGIADRAGSIAVGRDADIVILEANPLEEIGNVETVSQVIQRGEIVATSSR